Proteins encoded by one window of Ignavibacteriota bacterium:
- a CDS encoding DUF4097 family beta strand repeat protein, protein MKAKISIKFILLLFIMFLNILSAKKMDTKELELIQQKNYKVNIGQNLKVKTDLGDIIIKSWDKNEVEIQIYGNKNAESKMEFSFNQNENTVEVIGEKEGGKIFGWFNKIELKYEIKVPKKFNLDLKTSGGDMMAKVVEGNFEFKTSGGDIFIENSKGKINATTSGGDVVVNEFTGNTKTETSGGDIEITKTFGNVYAATSGGDVVIKSSEGEIEAKTSGGDISLDYSGKDADISLSTSGGDIDVNIPSNLNANAEIKTSGGRIYNNFQNINNSTITKSKIEGNFNKGGKKLVCRTSGGDIRITQK, encoded by the coding sequence ATGAAAGCTAAAATTTCAATTAAATTTATTCTTTTATTATTTATCATGTTTTTAAATATTTTATCTGCAAAAAAAATGGATACAAAAGAACTTGAGTTGATCCAGCAGAAAAATTATAAAGTGAATATTGGACAGAACCTAAAAGTTAAAACCGATTTAGGCGATATAATTATTAAATCATGGGATAAAAATGAAGTAGAAATTCAAATCTATGGAAATAAAAACGCGGAATCCAAAATGGAATTTAGTTTTAACCAAAATGAAAATACCGTTGAAGTTATTGGTGAAAAAGAAGGCGGAAAAATTTTCGGCTGGTTCAATAAAATTGAACTGAAATATGAAATAAAAGTCCCGAAGAAATTTAATTTAGACCTTAAGACTTCCGGCGGTGATATGATGGCTAAAGTTGTTGAGGGAAATTTTGAATTTAAAACATCGGGCGGTGATATTTTTATCGAAAATTCTAAAGGTAAAATCAACGCAACAACATCCGGAGGAGACGTTGTTGTAAATGAATTTACCGGAAATACTAAAACTGAAACTTCCGGCGGTGATATAGAAATAACCAAGACTTTCGGCAATGTTTATGCCGCGACTTCCGGCGGCGATGTTGTAATAAAATCATCCGAAGGGGAAATTGAAGCAAAAACATCAGGCGGAGATATTTCATTGGATTATTCGGGTAAAGACGCGGATATAAGTCTTTCAACTTCCGGCGGTGATATTGACGTTAACATTCCGAGTAACTTAAACGCCAATGCGGAAATTAAAACATCGGGCGGAAGAATTTACAACAATTTTCAAAATATTAACAATTCAACTATTACCAAATCCAAGATAGAAGGTAATTTTAATAAGGGTGGAAAAAAATTAGTCTGCAGAACATCCGGTGGTGATATTAGAATTACACAGAAATAA
- a CDS encoding SUMF1/EgtB/PvdO family nonheme iron enzyme: MKVSVLFLLLFSTLLTAQNSENNSPPQKMVLVPGGNFVMGSEIGDPDEKPRHIEFTEAFFIDIYEVSNAEFAEFDSTFKFPKGLENSPAVVNWFMADAYAKSIGKRLPTEKEWEKAARGTDGRMFPWGNSFDETFVAWDHKDERGSAIAKPQSPYGCYDMSGSVWEWTSDWYKPYSGNIIPMEEYGEKYKVMRGGSNFNNFSFMRTSQRYYLLPDKISKYFVGFRCVKDIK, from the coding sequence TTGAAGGTAAGTGTACTTTTTTTACTATTATTTTCAACTTTACTAACCGCGCAGAATTCCGAAAATAATTCGCCTCCGCAAAAAATGGTTCTTGTTCCTGGCGGCAATTTTGTAATGGGAAGCGAAATTGGCGATCCTGATGAAAAACCCCGGCACATTGAATTTACAGAAGCATTTTTTATTGACATATATGAAGTGAGCAACGCGGAATTTGCGGAATTTGATTCTACATTTAAATTTCCGAAGGGTTTGGAAAATAGTCCCGCTGTTGTGAATTGGTTTATGGCAGACGCTTACGCAAAATCAATTGGCAAAAGATTGCCGACAGAAAAAGAATGGGAAAAAGCGGCAAGAGGAACTGACGGCAGAATGTTTCCATGGGGAAATTCGTTTGACGAAACTTTTGTAGCATGGGATCATAAAGATGAACGGGGCAGCGCAATCGCAAAACCGCAAAGTCCATACGGCTGTTACGATATGTCCGGCAGTGTTTGGGAATGGACTTCCGATTGGTATAAGCCATATTCCGGAAATATTATTCCAATGGAAGAGTACGGCGAAAAATACAAAGTAATGAGAGGCGGTTCGAATTTTAACAATTTTTCATTTATGCGCACATCGCAAAGATATTATTTGCTTCCTGATAAAATTAGTAAATACTTTGTCGGATTTAGATGTGTTAAAGACATTAAATAA
- a CDS encoding DUF5103 domain-containing protein produces the protein MTKLNLVYSVKNLFSHKIFTSIILIIFSLSSFASETKVKSLQYYVNKNVNSLPVYKLGSNDKLNIYFEAESDENPSFAIHFKACDKNWEPYDNLLVQGTRDNAIYNISTERLPSTTNGASYFVSESFPNNDVQFNVSGNWKFYITDSYDEEMVYEFGRFFIVEDIVKLKIDVQNWRREGKISSNTEYDRVLNLKTSFSIPDSLDPFRIDYVNIIKNYEINYPQKIDKSSFQQNKNFEWDGSRNFTFSTLDLEPGNEYRQIDLIDHNKYQYPKTRAHFDGIEYSRFYDFGKRDLNGGFNLIQKNNQYAEYLVTTFEFSPANPVNEDIFIVGSFTNWEVQPWYKMNYDGNNYKIALELKRGTYDYQYVSGNIEGEIVKNIDWIVFEGNFWETNNKYSIFLYYQSPLLGEYDQIIGFEQILR, from the coding sequence ATGACAAAATTAAATCTTGTGTATTCGGTTAAAAATCTTTTTTCGCACAAAATTTTTACTTCAATTATTTTAATAATATTCTCATTAAGTTCATTTGCCTCAGAAACAAAAGTTAAAAGTCTTCAATATTATGTTAACAAAAATGTTAATTCACTGCCGGTTTATAAACTTGGAAGCAATGATAAGTTAAATATTTATTTTGAAGCTGAATCTGATGAAAATCCATCATTTGCAATTCACTTTAAAGCGTGCGATAAAAATTGGGAGCCTTATGACAATCTTTTGGTACAAGGAACTAGAGACAACGCAATTTATAATATTAGCACCGAAAGACTTCCTTCTACCACTAATGGCGCGAGCTACTTTGTAAGCGAATCGTTTCCAAATAATGACGTACAATTTAATGTAAGCGGCAATTGGAAATTTTATATAACAGATTCATACGATGAAGAAATGGTCTACGAGTTCGGAAGATTTTTTATTGTGGAAGATATTGTTAAACTTAAAATTGACGTTCAGAATTGGAGAAGGGAAGGAAAAATTTCGTCTAATACGGAATACGACAGAGTCTTAAATTTAAAGACTTCATTTTCAATTCCCGATTCACTTGATCCTTTTAGAATTGATTATGTGAATATTATTAAAAATTATGAAATTAATTATCCGCAAAAGATCGATAAAAGTTCGTTTCAGCAAAATAAAAATTTTGAATGGGACGGTTCACGGAATTTTACTTTTAGCACTCTTGATTTGGAACCCGGCAATGAATATAGACAAATAGATTTGATAGATCATAATAAGTATCAATATCCGAAAACACGCGCGCACTTTGATGGAATTGAATATTCTCGGTTTTATGATTTCGGCAAGAGGGATTTAAATGGAGGTTTCAATTTAATTCAGAAAAATAATCAATACGCGGAATATTTAGTAACCACTTTTGAATTTAGTCCGGCAAACCCAGTAAATGAAGATATTTTTATCGTAGGATCATTTACCAATTGGGAAGTTCAGCCATGGTACAAAATGAATTACGATGGAAATAATTATAAAATTGCTTTAGAACTTAAACGAGGGACTTATGATTATCAATATGTTTCAGGAAATATTGAGGGTGAAATTGTAAAAAATATCGATTGGATAGTTTTTGAAGGAAATTTTTGGGAAACAAATAATAAATATTCCATATTTTTGTACTATCAATCACCGCTTTTAGGTGAATACGATCAGATCATAGGTTTTGAGCAAATATTGAGATAA
- a CDS encoding Gfo/Idh/MocA family oxidoreductase has product MKSLKVGILGTGHLGKIHTKLIKEVPRAELIGVYDLNYETAKAVANDNKTNCFNNLNEFLSSIDAVSIVATTSAHYELIKNAFEKNVHVFVEKPITSTIPQAEEVVKISHEKNLKLQVGHIERFNSALLSLEKYQLEPKFIQTDRLAQFNPRGTDVAVVLDLMIHDIDIILSLVKSKVKEVRASGIAVVSENVDIANARIEFENGAVANVTASRISQKKMRKMRMFQKDSYISVDFNSGVSEVYRLISPSDLNLEHFLSFGEIGIGEHRKSVVYEQPEIKEVNALKHELHLFVDSILDDKRPVVSGDDGLEALKVAQIILEKIEETKLK; this is encoded by the coding sequence ATGAAATCCCTTAAAGTTGGAATTCTTGGCACCGGCCACCTAGGAAAAATACACACAAAATTAATTAAAGAAGTTCCGAGAGCTGAACTGATTGGCGTTTATGATTTAAATTATGAAACAGCAAAAGCTGTCGCAAATGATAATAAAACAAACTGTTTTAATAATTTGAATGAATTTCTTTCATCTATTGATGCTGTTTCAATTGTTGCGACAACAAGCGCACATTATGAATTGATTAAAAACGCGTTTGAAAAAAATGTTCATGTTTTTGTGGAAAAACCAATTACAAGTACAATCCCTCAAGCGGAAGAAGTTGTAAAGATCTCGCATGAAAAAAATCTTAAACTGCAGGTTGGTCATATTGAAAGATTTAATTCCGCTTTGCTGAGTTTAGAAAAATATCAGTTGGAACCTAAGTTTATTCAAACAGACAGATTGGCTCAATTCAATCCCCGCGGAACGGATGTAGCTGTTGTACTCGATCTTATGATTCATGACATTGATATAATTTTAAGTCTGGTAAAAAGTAAAGTAAAGGAAGTTAGAGCAAGCGGAATTGCCGTGGTTTCCGAAAATGTGGATATCGCGAACGCGAGAATCGAATTTGAAAATGGCGCAGTCGCAAATGTTACCGCGAGCAGAATATCTCAGAAAAAAATGAGAAAGATGAGAATGTTCCAAAAAGATTCTTACATTTCAGTAGATTTTAATTCGGGTGTTTCAGAAGTCTATAGGCTGATTTCGCCTAGCGATCTTAATCTTGAACATTTTCTTTCATTTGGAGAAATAGGAATTGGCGAACATAGAAAATCGGTTGTTTACGAACAGCCGGAAATAAAAGAAGTGAATGCGTTAAAACATGAACTTCATTTATTTGTTGATTCGATATTGGATGATAAACGACCTGTTGTTAGCGGTGATGACGGATTAGAAGCGTTGAAAGTTGCGCAAATTATTTTAGAAAAAATTGAGGAGACAAAATTAAAATGA
- a CDS encoding ROK family protein, whose product MKIKYAVGVDLGGTKIKIGIVTHEGKIVKKISIPTLADEGVEKSLGQIKKGISTLLKGNKNLIEGIGIGSPGVVSLKKGTVENPPNLPGWGKVHLGKIISKEFSIPTFVENDANAAAIGELIYGAGKDLKSFIMITLGTGVGGGIIFNKKLFRGDTGGAGEIGHVTIDHNGAKCNCGSIGCLEAYLGNNYFIRDVKEKLNGHNDSKIFELINNDLNKLSPQTIHEASLLGDKFSIDYINYLGVTLGHGLASIVNILDICNIIIGGGVSGFGKPLFSAAKESLKSRVLTSLKPRIEIYPAELKNNAGIKGASSLVFYD is encoded by the coding sequence ATGAAAATTAAATATGCTGTTGGCGTTGATTTAGGCGGGACAAAAATTAAAATTGGAATTGTAACACACGAAGGAAAAATCGTTAAAAAAATTTCAATTCCAACTCTTGCCGATGAAGGTGTTGAAAAATCTTTAGGACAAATTAAAAAAGGTATTTCAACATTGCTTAAAGGTAATAAGAATTTAATTGAGGGAATTGGTATCGGTTCCCCCGGTGTTGTTTCATTGAAAAAAGGAACTGTTGAAAATCCGCCCAATTTACCGGGTTGGGGAAAAGTTCATTTGGGTAAAATTATCAGCAAGGAATTTTCAATTCCAACATTTGTAGAAAATGACGCGAATGCCGCGGCGATAGGTGAATTAATTTACGGAGCCGGAAAAGACTTAAAAAGTTTTATAATGATTACTCTCGGAACCGGAGTTGGCGGTGGAATAATTTTCAACAAAAAATTATTTAGAGGTGATACCGGCGGTGCCGGAGAAATTGGTCATGTAACTATTGACCACAATGGCGCAAAATGCAATTGCGGTTCAATTGGATGTTTGGAAGCATATTTAGGAAATAATTATTTCATTAGAGATGTAAAAGAAAAGTTAAATGGTCACAATGACTCAAAAATATTTGAATTAATAAATAATGACCTGAATAAACTTTCACCACAAACAATACATGAAGCTTCTTTACTCGGCGATAAATTTTCTATTGATTATATAAATTATTTAGGTGTTACATTAGGACACGGTTTAGCTTCTATTGTTAATATTCTTGATATATGCAATATTATTATCGGAGGCGGAGTTTCCGGATTTGGCAAGCCATTATTCAGCGCTGCCAAAGAATCGTTGAAATCCAGAGTTTTAACTTCATTAAAACCAAGAATAGAAATTTATCCCGCTGAACTGAAAAATAATGCCGGAATAAAAGGCGCTTCTTCATTGGTATTTTATGATTAA
- a CDS encoding LPS-assembly protein LptD, protein MKKVLIVFILGIAFSNLIAQVSDSLSSISKADTSQTLNQFAQPDSAKSKKNEINDVVYSSASDSLMFNIPNKRMKIFGKGEIKYKETTLTGGMINVNFETSDLEAEGIIDSADTNAVNGLAQTPVLKEGDENYEGTKLRYNFKTKKGFISAAKNKKEDSRYEGKNVNKVDKNTFFIEDGMYTTCTSDTPHTHFTAAEMKVIQKDKIFAKWIFMYIGGVPIPIPIPFAVFPDEKGRRSGLIAPNYGYQNQKGQYFKNFGYFFAISDYLDLTLNADYYMRGGYGLRSRVRYADRYNFNGNLNAGYSKILIGENEDPDKQRSSDWNISLSHNQTFTPTLNLSANLNFQSSTYLSNNSTSYDDLLRQNVTSNATLSKRWEESGNSININYSRTQNLKSGDIREILPNLTFNKSQSYPFKSETSTPSNQEWYEYIGMNYSGQFRNDRNKIGNELKIRGGIQHNLGFSASPKLGYFNITPNLSYVEKWYNKKTNYVVETTQNISNSTSFLKTYNQTNAIDTVDKHEINMLRTFRFSLGTSTKLYGMFQPQMLGIDAFRHTLIPSISYNYTPDFSDEKWGYYESYSKSDGTVVKYDPYAKEVFGGVSRGESQSISFSLGNVFEMKTMKDPTDTTSEAKKITLLNFDVTTGYNFAADSNNLSDLSLSYRTNIGSMLNFSGSSRYTFYDFADNTRLNQYLAENGKGLLRITNLQFAVSANISGDKLSGEKRTGKEANDNNQEYSSFKRKDRMELYDEQEADFSIPWNLSLNYSYNFSKPTAAKGEINSNLGINLGFNLTKNWKFGVMGNYDFQEDKIAAPRITVYRDLECWEMNFSWNPIGNYTGYRFEIRMKAPELRDVKVTKNKGLYSGF, encoded by the coding sequence ATGAAGAAAGTCTTAATAGTATTTATTTTAGGAATTGCTTTCAGCAATTTAATTGCGCAGGTAAGTGATTCCCTTTCTTCCATATCAAAAGCCGATACTTCTCAAACTTTAAATCAATTTGCTCAGCCGGATTCTGCTAAGTCAAAAAAAAATGAAATTAATGACGTTGTTTACAGCAGCGCTTCCGATTCTTTAATGTTCAACATTCCAAATAAAAGAATGAAAATATTCGGCAAAGGTGAAATCAAATATAAAGAAACGACATTGACTGGAGGAATGATAAATGTCAATTTTGAAACCAGCGATTTGGAAGCCGAAGGTATAATTGATTCTGCTGATACAAATGCGGTGAACGGTCTTGCACAAACTCCCGTTTTAAAAGAAGGTGATGAAAATTACGAAGGAACTAAACTAAGATATAATTTCAAAACCAAAAAGGGATTCATTTCAGCGGCAAAGAACAAAAAAGAAGATTCAAGATATGAAGGAAAAAATGTAAACAAAGTCGATAAAAATACTTTTTTTATTGAAGACGGAATGTACACTACTTGTACAAGCGACACTCCGCACACGCATTTTACCGCGGCGGAAATGAAGGTAATTCAAAAAGATAAAATATTTGCCAAATGGATATTTATGTATATCGGCGGAGTTCCAATTCCAATTCCAATTCCGTTTGCAGTATTTCCTGATGAAAAGGGCAGACGATCTGGATTGATTGCGCCGAATTACGGCTATCAAAATCAAAAAGGACAGTATTTTAAAAATTTCGGATACTTTTTTGCGATTAGTGATTATTTGGATTTAACTTTGAACGCCGATTATTATATGCGCGGCGGTTACGGTTTAAGAAGCAGAGTTAGATACGCGGATAGATACAATTTTAACGGAAATCTTAATGCCGGTTATTCTAAAATATTAATTGGTGAAAATGAAGATCCAGATAAACAAAGAAGCTCAGATTGGAATATTTCATTATCGCATAATCAAACGTTTACGCCGACTTTAAATTTATCAGCTAATTTGAATTTTCAGTCCAGCACATATTTATCAAATAACAGTACAAGTTACGACGATCTTTTGAGACAAAATGTTACGTCAAACGCGACATTATCTAAAAGATGGGAAGAATCAGGCAATAGTATAAACATCAATTATAGCCGGACGCAAAATTTAAAATCGGGCGATATAAGAGAAATTTTACCGAATTTAACATTCAATAAATCGCAAAGTTATCCATTTAAAAGCGAAACAAGTACGCCAAGCAATCAAGAATGGTATGAATATATTGGTATGAATTATTCAGGTCAATTTAGAAACGACAGAAATAAAATAGGCAATGAACTTAAAATCAGAGGAGGTATTCAGCATAATCTTGGATTCAGCGCCTCACCGAAACTGGGTTATTTTAATATAACACCAAATTTAAGTTACGTTGAAAAATGGTATAACAAAAAAACTAATTATGTTGTTGAAACCACTCAGAATATTTCCAATTCAACAAGTTTTTTAAAGACCTATAATCAAACAAACGCAATTGATACAGTTGATAAACATGAAATTAATATGCTTCGCACATTCCGTTTTAGTTTGGGAACATCTACCAAATTATACGGAATGTTCCAGCCGCAAATGTTGGGGATCGACGCTTTTCGACATACTTTAATTCCAAGTATTTCATACAATTACACGCCGGATTTTTCCGATGAAAAGTGGGGTTATTACGAATCTTATTCAAAATCAGACGGAACTGTAGTTAAATATGATCCTTATGCCAAAGAAGTTTTCGGCGGAGTTTCAAGAGGCGAATCACAAAGTATATCTTTTTCTTTGGGTAATGTTTTTGAAATGAAGACTATGAAAGATCCCACAGACACAACCTCTGAGGCAAAGAAAATTACTTTACTGAATTTTGACGTTACTACTGGTTATAATTTTGCCGCCGATAGTAATAATCTTTCGGATTTGTCATTAAGCTACAGAACAAATATCGGAAGCATGCTTAACTTCTCCGGATCTTCAAGATATACATTTTATGATTTTGCGGATAATACAAGATTAAATCAATACCTTGCGGAAAATGGAAAAGGTTTGTTGAGAATTACTAATTTGCAGTTTGCAGTTTCTGCAAATATTTCCGGTGATAAACTTTCCGGTGAGAAAAGAACGGGTAAAGAGGCAAATGATAATAATCAGGAATATTCGTCATTCAAACGAAAAGACAGAATGGAACTTTATGACGAACAAGAGGCGGATTTTTCAATTCCGTGGAATTTATCTTTAAATTATTCTTACAATTTTTCAAAACCTACTGCGGCTAAAGGTGAAATAAATTCTAATTTGGGAATTAACTTAGGATTTAATCTGACAAAAAATTGGAAATTCGGAGTAATGGGAAATTATGATTTTCAAGAAGATAAAATAGCGGCGCCAAGAATTACTGTTTATAGAGATTTGGAATGTTGGGAAATGAATTTCAGCTGGAACCCAATTGGAAATTATACCGGATATAGATTTGAAATAAGAATGAAAGCGCCGGAATTACGCGACGTAAAGGTTACAAAAAACAAAGGATTATATTCCGGGTTTTAA
- a CDS encoding NYN domain-containing protein, producing the protein MKTYIIDGNNLIGKVKSLQNLQQKLKDQSRKNLVKILDKYFSDKNYKISLHFDGYENEPVVSSKIKIYYSQNHSADSKIIKEIDSSKNPKLLTIVSSDSKIFDYAKVNSCEAIKSEDFAKIIRYKKNISEENIQKSISDNEIKKMFGLSE; encoded by the coding sequence ATGAAAACTTATATAATTGACGGAAATAATTTAATAGGAAAAGTAAAATCCCTTCAAAATCTTCAACAAAAGTTAAAAGATCAATCGAGAAAAAATTTAGTAAAAATTCTTGATAAATATTTTAGTGATAAAAATTATAAAATTTCACTTCACTTCGATGGATATGAAAACGAGCCTGTCGTTTCATCTAAAATAAAAATTTATTATTCACAGAATCATTCCGCCGATTCAAAAATAATTAAGGAAATAGATTCTTCAAAAAATCCGAAATTATTAACAATTGTAAGTTCCGATTCAAAAATTTTTGATTACGCCAAAGTGAACAGCTGCGAGGCAATAAAGAGTGAAGACTTTGCGAAAATTATCCGGTATAAAAAAAACATTTCAGAAGAAAATATTCAAAAATCAATTTCGGATAATGAAATAAAAAAAATGTTTGGACTAAGTGAATAA
- a CDS encoding spore maturation protein: MLNYVWLTLLVLGIGVALTTDIIEKSENKYKNNEKLAAEIILEDSSKSVYDGKVPVLLKIEKEKFNSFYSEKNQTDIEQMALLTISRDKNSGVLFFVVDENSPEFWKKMAKISGKEDDLTGNIYIQNKLSSAKYEAQITLENISFAKMKDVTNSALDYAGTAVDIALGLIGIMTLWLGVMKVAEEAGLIKIIANIMKPITKFLYPSVPQDHPAMGAMIMNMAANMLGLGNAATPFGLKAMEELDKLNPNKGVATNAMCTFLAVNTAGLTFIPATAIAVRAASGSSDPAIIIGTSVFGASCATIAGIASAKILEKFPLKEGGISSLIKSNVKGFIIFFSIIASLFILSVTGILSAVSKSLSFLNPEFFKTIIQVISILAIPMLILIFIGYGAIKKVKVYEMFIEGAKEGFNVAIRIIPYLVAMLVAIGIFRAGGAMEILIYILTPITNLIGMPAEALPMALMRPLSGSGSLGVMAEIIATHGPDSMIGILVSTFFGSSETTFYVIAVYFGAVNIRKIRHALAAGLIADIAGVLGAIFIVRLLFG; this comes from the coding sequence ATGTTAAATTATGTATGGCTTACTTTATTAGTGCTTGGAATTGGCGTAGCATTAACCACGGATATAATTGAAAAATCGGAAAACAAGTATAAGAATAATGAAAAATTAGCCGCAGAAATAATTTTGGAAGATTCTTCAAAAAGCGTTTATGACGGTAAAGTCCCGGTTTTGCTGAAGATAGAAAAGGAAAAATTCAATTCGTTTTATAGTGAAAAAAATCAGACGGATATTGAACAAATGGCATTACTTACAATATCACGAGATAAAAATTCAGGAGTTTTATTTTTTGTTGTTGATGAAAATAGTCCCGAATTTTGGAAAAAAATGGCAAAAATTTCCGGCAAGGAAGATGATCTTACGGGTAATATATATATTCAAAATAAACTGAGTTCGGCAAAGTATGAAGCTCAAATAACTTTGGAAAATATTTCATTCGCAAAAATGAAAGATGTTACAAACTCGGCTTTGGATTACGCGGGAACCGCTGTTGATATTGCGCTTGGATTAATTGGCATAATGACTTTATGGCTTGGAGTTATGAAAGTTGCTGAAGAAGCCGGATTGATTAAAATAATTGCGAATATAATGAAACCTATCACAAAATTTTTATATCCTTCCGTTCCTCAAGATCATCCGGCAATGGGCGCTATGATAATGAATATGGCGGCAAATATGCTCGGACTTGGAAATGCAGCGACTCCTTTTGGTTTAAAGGCAATGGAAGAATTAGATAAATTAAACCCGAACAAAGGAGTAGCCACAAACGCAATGTGTACATTCTTAGCCGTAAATACAGCGGGATTAACATTTATACCAGCAACGGCAATAGCGGTTAGGGCCGCTTCTGGAAGCAGTGATCCGGCAATAATTATCGGTACCTCCGTATTCGGGGCTTCTTGCGCTACTATTGCGGGAATTGCTTCCGCAAAAATTTTAGAAAAATTTCCGCTTAAGGAAGGCGGAATTTCAAGTTTGATTAAATCAAATGTAAAAGGATTTATAATATTTTTTTCAATTATTGCTTCGCTTTTTATTTTAAGTGTTACAGGTATTTTATCTGCTGTTTCTAAAAGTCTGAGTTTTTTAAATCCTGAATTTTTTAAAACAATAATTCAAGTAATTTCAATTCTTGCAATTCCGATGTTGATATTAATTTTTATTGGTTACGGTGCGATAAAAAAAGTTAAAGTTTATGAGATGTTTATTGAAGGAGCTAAAGAAGGATTTAATGTTGCTATTAGAATTATTCCTTATTTAGTGGCGATGCTTGTGGCAATAGGAATTTTTAGAGCCGGCGGGGCTATGGAAATTTTAATTTATATTTTAACTCCAATTACAAATTTAATTGGAATGCCGGCGGAAGCCTTACCAATGGCTTTAATGCGTCCTCTTTCCGGTTCGGGCTCTCTTGGCGTTATGGCAGAAATAATTGCTACTCATGGTCCCGATTCAATGATTGGAATTTTGGTTTCTACATTTTTCGGCAGTTCTGAAACAACTTTTTATGTAATTGCCGTTTATTTTGGAGCGGTAAATATTAGAAAAATCCGTCATGCGCTTGCCGCCGGACTTATCGCGGATATTGCCGGAGTTCTTGGCGCAATTTTTATTGTAAGATTATTATTCGGATAA
- a CDS encoding D-glycerate dehydrogenase, with product MKVLITRKIPSIAKELLIQKGIEVKESSLKRPLTKIELIKFAKDADGILSLLSDKFDKEVIDQLPKCKVIANYAVGFNNIDISYAKKRGIIITNTPDVLTDATAEIAVSLILACSRRIVESENYMRQLKFKGWEPELFLGIQLSGKKAGIIGAGRIGQATAKRLKAFGCEILYYGKSKKPNFEKETNAEKVDLNILMKSSDFISIHLPLNSETKNLLNKEKLDLLKPTAIIVNTARGEIIEEKYLIELLKNKKIFSAGFDVYENEPKLNKALFKLKNVVLLPHIGSATFETRNKMAELAAKNILNILNGKDALTPVV from the coding sequence ATGAAAGTATTAATTACAAGAAAAATTCCCTCAATTGCTAAAGAGCTTTTAATTCAGAAAGGAATTGAGGTAAAAGAATCTTCTCTTAAAAGACCTTTGACAAAAATTGAATTAATTAAATTCGCTAAAGACGCTGACGGCATATTATCTCTTTTATCGGATAAATTTGATAAAGAAGTTATTGACCAATTGCCAAAGTGCAAAGTAATTGCAAATTATGCAGTGGGATTTAACAATATCGATATTAGTTATGCAAAAAAACGAGGAATTATTATAACAAATACTCCTGATGTTTTAACCGACGCTACTGCAGAAATAGCTGTTTCACTAATTCTTGCTTGCTCAAGAAGAATTGTCGAATCGGAAAATTATATGCGGCAATTGAAATTCAAAGGATGGGAGCCAGAGTTGTTTTTGGGCATTCAACTCAGCGGTAAAAAAGCCGGTATAATAGGCGCCGGCAGAATAGGTCAAGCTACAGCAAAAAGATTAAAAGCATTTGGCTGTGAAATTTTATATTACGGTAAATCCAAAAAACCTAATTTTGAAAAAGAAACAAATGCAGAAAAAGTTGATTTGAATATTTTAATGAAAAGCAGTGATTTTATTTCAATCCACTTGCCTTTAAATTCTGAAACAAAAAATCTTCTTAATAAAGAAAAATTAGATTTGTTAAAACCTACTGCTATTATTGTAAACACAGCACGCGGTGAAATTATAGAAGAAAAGTATTTAATAGAACTTCTAAAAAACAAAAAAATATTTTCAGCCGGTTTTGACGTTTATGAAAATGAACCGAAACTGAACAAAGCTTTGTTCAAATTGAAAAATGTGGTTTTACTCCCTCATATTGGAAGCGCAACTTTCGAGACAAGAAACAAAATGGCGGAACTTGCGGCAAAAAACATACTTAATATCTTAAATGGAAAAGATGCATTAACTCCCGTTGTCTAA